Proteins co-encoded in one Cinclus cinclus chromosome 9, bCinCin1.1, whole genome shotgun sequence genomic window:
- the FZD5 gene encoding frizzled-5 — translation MGGRGLPVPLLLGLPLLLGLPAAGRAASKALVCQEITVPMCKGIGYNLTYMPNQFNHDTQDEAGLEVHQFWPLVEIQCSPDLRFFLCSMYTPICLSDYTKPLPPCRSVCERAKAGCSPIMQQYGFAWPERMSCDRLPVLGDSEVLCMGYNHTEATTLPPFFGKPTRPAKDMGKNLTPLDGQRLSGLDCGQTCKCKAPLVPISKESHPLYNRIRTGKVLNCAIPCYQPYFTQDEKTFATFWIGLWSILCFLSTSTTVATFLIDMERFKYPERPIIFLSACYLFVSIGYIVRLVAGHASVACNPEHHHIHYETTGPALCTVVFLLLYFFGMASSIWWVILSLTWFLAAGMKWGNEAIASYSQYFHLAAWLIPSAKSIAVLALSSVDGDPVAGVCYVGNQSLENLRGFVLAPLVVYLFTGSLFLLAGFVSLFRIRSVIKQGGTKTDKLEKLMIRIGIFTVLYTVPATIVIACYIYEQHNREAWEQAHNCSCPGDPHRPKPDYAVFMLKYFMCLVVGITSGVWIWSGKTLESWKRFTTRCCRARKPAGASVYGEASPALVGRTVLPSMAPYHKQVPLSHV, via the coding sequence ATGGGCGGCCGGGGGCTGCCGGTGccgctgctgctggggctgccgctgctgctggggctgccgGCGGCGGGGCGCGCCGCCTCCAAGGCGCTGGTGTGCCAGGAGATCACGGTGCCGATGTGCAAGGGCATCGGCTACAACCTCACCTACATGCCCAACCAGTTCAACCACGACACGCAGGACGAGGCCGGGCTGGAGGTGCACCAGTTCTGGCCGCTGGTGGAGATCCAGTGCTCCCCGGACCTGCGCTTCTTCCTCTGCAGCATGTACACCCCCATCTGCCTGTCCGACTACACGAAGCCGCTGCCCCCCTGCCGCTCCGTCTGCGAGCGGGCCAAGGCCGGCTGCTCGCCCATCATGCAGCAGTACGGCTTTGCCTGGCCCGAGAGGATGAGCTGCGACCGCCTGCCGGTGCTGGGGGACAGCGAGGTGCTTTGCATGGGATACAACCACACGGAAGCCACCACTCTGCCGCCTTTCTTCGGGAAGCCCACGCGCCCTGCCAAGGACATGGGCAAAAACCTGACGCCACTCGATGGGCAGCGCCTTTCAGGGCTGGACTGCGGTCAGACTTGCAAGTGCAAAGCGCCCCTGGTCCCCATCTCCAAGGAGTCCCATCCGCTGTACAACCGCATCAGGACTGGGAAGGTACTCAACTGCGCCATCCCGTGCTACCAGCCCTACTTTACCCAGGATGAGAAGACCTTCGCTACCTTCTGGATCGGCCTATGGTCCATCCTCTGCTTCCTCTCCACCTCAACCACGGTGGCCACCTTCCTCATTGACATGGAGCGCTTCAAGTACCCTGAGCGCCCCATCATCTTCCTCTCTGCCTGCTACCTCTTCGTCTCCATAGGCTACATTGTGCGGCTGGTGGCAGGGCATGCCAGTGTGGCTTGCAACCCGGAGCACCACCACATCCATTACGAGACCACAGGCCCCGCTCTCTGCACCGtggttttccttctcctctacTTCTTTGGCATGGCCAGCTCCATCTGGTGGGTCATCCTGTCCCTCACCTGGTTCCTGGCAGCTGGCATGAAGTGGGGCAACGAGGCCATTGCTAGCTATTCGCAGTACTTCCACCTGGCTGCCTGGCTCATCCCCAGTGCCAAATCCATTGCTGTACTGGCACTGAGCTCTGTGGACGGTGACCCGGTGGCCGGGGTTTGCTATGTGGGCAACCAGAGCCTGGAGAATCTGCGGGGCTTTGTGCTGGCACCACTAGTGGTGTATCTCTTCACCGGCAGCCTCTTCCTGCTGGCCGGCTTCGTCTCGCTCTTTCGCATCCGCAGCGTGATCAAGCAGGGCGGCACCAAAACTGACAAGCTGGAGAAGCTGATGATCCGCATCGGCATCTTCACCGTGCTTTACACTGTGCCTGCTACCATTGTCATTGCCTGCTACATCTATGAGCAGCACAACCGGGAGGCCTGGGAGCAGGCACACAACTGCTCCTGCCCGGGGGACCCTCACCGCCCCAAGCCTGACTATGCTGTCTTCATGCTCAAGTACTTCATGTGCCTTGTGGTGGGGATCACCTCCGGCGTTTGGATCTGGTCTGGCAAGACACTCGAGTCCTGGAAGCGCTTCACCACCCGCTGCTGCCGGGCCAGGAAGCCTGCAGGTGCCTCTGTGTACGGTGAGGCCAGCCCGGCACTGGTGGGCAGGACGGTACTGCCCAGTATGGCCCCCTACCACAAGCAGGTCCCACTGTCCCATGTGTGA